A window of Mangifera indica cultivar Alphonso chromosome 11, CATAS_Mindica_2.1, whole genome shotgun sequence contains these coding sequences:
- the LOC123228782 gene encoding uncharacterized protein LOC123228782, with translation MMMKLSSSQRKSSVFLEVVANQIEQHVEDIQANNQQQHPETEGCDQIGDVNRDDIEVGVSWNPYQDWTHDERDTAERCYQMGDLPTNDFRSGGEDEYHAHDDGGIDYNCVNNIDGPEEGIDNTGIGPSRLVHETSTHHGSNPFFGVPEPYRDIENEVSQIHSVAPRDGRFKITDQFASKQVLIDTICRDALENGYQFKVSSSNKKRWDIKCLHEGCKWKAGAGKLSNSDVFVLKKFGTHTCPRDIIRPHHRQAGKRAMGKILQSLFTACDRVYRPKDIITDIADRYRIDISYMQAWRAKNWALNEIRGSPEESFRLLPIFCHNLEQRNPGTITQIDTDEDHRFHFVFMALGCSIRAFRDFCHPVICIDGAFLKGRYWGTLFIAVGKDGNNQIFSLAFGIGGKEETITWSPFLRALYRCIGDIPNLAIISDRHNAIIRCVREVFPNAHHGWCNHHIKGNMQSRYKQTKHIEGLFWRAAKAYRIEDFQEALRMIRAENPTAAAYLEGACTHSLTPWAEEKPVISKIYRESVEPLGDPSEWVQSEEIRIVHPPQMGYRRSGRPSEHNRRPSQGEETRQIECSRCHEKGHTRLVCTNPLSGVGSARGV, from the exons atgatgatgaagttgtCTAGCTCACAGAGAAAGTCTTCTGTATTTCTTGAAGTGGTAGCAAACCAAATTGAGCAACATGTAGAAGATATACAAGCTAACAATCAACAACAACATCCAGAAACAGAAGGATGTGATCAAATAGGCGACGTTAATCGTGATGATATTGAGGTTGGTGTTAGTTGGAATCCTTATCAAGATTGGACACATGACGAAAGAGATACAGCTGAAAGATGTTATCAAATGGGCGACTTACCAACAAATGATTTTCGTTCTGGCGGAGAAGATGAATATCATGCTCATGACGATGGTGGTATCGATTATAATTGTGTCAATAATATTGATGGTCCCGAAGAAGGTATCGATAACACAGGGATTGGTCCATCAAGGTTAGTGCATGAAACTTCAACACATCATGGTTCAAATCCTTTTTTTGGTGTTCCAGAGCCATATAGAGATATAGAAAATGAAGTAAGTCAAATTCATTCAGTTGCACCACGTGATGGCAGATTCAAAATCACAGATCAATTCGcttctaaacaagttttaattgaCACCATATGTAGGGATGCAttggaaaatggttatcaattcaaaGTATCAAGTTCTAATAAAAAGAGATGGGATATAAAGTGTTTGCATGAAGGGTGCAAATGGAAAGCAGGAGCTGGGAAGTTAAGTAACAGTGATGTTTTTGTGTTAAAGAAGTTTGGAACACACACTTGTCCTCGTGATATAATTAGACCTCATCATAGACAAGCGGGTAAAAGGGCAATGGGAAAAATATTACAGTCATTGTTTACTGCATGTGACCGtgtatataggccaaaagatatTATCACGGATATAGCAGATAGATATcgaattgatatctcttataTGCAGGCTTGGCGTGCTAAGAATTGGGCTTTAAATGAGATAAGAGGTTCGCCAGAGGAGTCATTCAGACTATTACCGATATTCTGTCATAACCTTGAACAACGAAACCCTGGCACCATTACACAAATAGACACGGATGAAGATCATCgatttcattttgtctttatggctTTAGGATGTTCAATTAGGGCATTTCGTGATTTTTGTCATCCGGTCATCTGTATTGATGGAGCATTCCTGAAAGGTCGATATTGGGGTACACTTTTTATTGCAGTGGGTAAGGatggaaataatcaaattttttcattagCGTTTGGCATAGGAGGAAAAGAGGAAACAATAACTTGGAGCCCGTTCCTTCGAGCTTTATATCGGTGTATTGGAGATATCCCTAATTTAGCAATTATTTCAGATAGACACAATGCTATAATTCGTTGTGTGAGAGAAGTATTTCCGAATGCACATCATGGGTGGTGCAACCATCATATCAAAGGAAATATGCAAAGTcggtataaacaaacaaaacatatcgAAGGATTATTTTGGCGAGCTGCGAAAGCATATCGAATAGAAGATTTTCAGGAGGCTTTGCGGATGATCAGAGCTGAAAATCCAACCGCAGCAGCTTATCTGGAAG GTGCTTGTACTCATTCTCTAACTCCATGGGCTGAAGAGAAGCCAGTCATATCCAAAA TAtatagagaaagtgttgaacCATTGGGTGATCCATCAGAATGGGTGCAATCAGAAGAAATACGTATAGTCCACCCACCTCAGATGGGATATCGACGTTCTGGTCGACCTTCCGAACACAATAGAAGGCCATCGCAAGGGGAGGAAACCCGTCAAATTGAATGTAGTCGGTGTCATGAAAAAGGACATACGCGATTAGTTTGCACAAATCCTTTGTCAGGTGTCGGGTCTGCAAGAGGGGTGTAA